Proteins from a single region of Cydia pomonella isolate Wapato2018A chromosome 13, ilCydPomo1, whole genome shotgun sequence:
- the LOC133524226 gene encoding tripartite motif-containing protein 2-like yields MYCCSFLSRLGVGMASMSSTLVETVSINYEDFNESFLTCGTCLCTYDGGEHTPKLLQCSHTVCLHCLTRIAASQTRDAGSFRCPICRELITIPRGGVQALPPSFLVNQLLDLMARQRREVIPQCSSHPGRELLFCETCDCVFCRHCADGPHSDTPCDHTVVPFSIALKRMSEILLYRANECLSKLGSARDAVASELRRLEAAATAADDAIDRHFNELKAALEKRHSELKSAASAAATHKRKLLEEQLKLIDAEKTKVEAECSGLQQQVEVREVSSRAAALGARLGDAAALAEPRENAFLAVDFGHNDAQQRFAEALAELGRVRTSTTFPGLCTLQLESGCVCGLEVSVILRTVDYHGEARSTGGDPVSAAATLDDAPLPCTVTDLDSGHYRITLRPWAAGALTVRVLVFSRAVRDSPLRADVAATAAPLLLWGARGAGKEQLSQPVAVARCPKRREIYVLDAGNSRVMVLDEETFAFKSHIVNEGLAGRSCTGIAVTADGIVAVNWRTRTLTEVSVEGSTLRTIKSDRLVEPVCVACDPNGRRLAVGDNGARCVFLFDAHGAIEREVGGGSLGLVGGLALAGDVLVVADAAVRVYDASGALQATLAPVPKGRGGYGGVALEESEAGRHIVCVRAARGRPALLVLEARAGRVLAACELAERRPRRVAGLALLPNKRALLADLAGNCLRLHTYW; encoded by the exons T gcactTACGACGGCGGTGAGCACACGCCTAAGCTTCTCCAATGCTCACACACGGTTTGCTTACATTGCCTCACTCGAATAGCCGCCTCACAGACCAGAGACGCTGGTAGCTTCCGATGTCCCATCTGCCGCGAACTAATAACTATACCAAGAGGCGGGGTACAAGCGTTACCACCCTCGTTCCTCGTCAATCAGCTTTTAGATTTAATGGCCCGACAGAGAAGAGAAGTCATTCCACAGTGCAGTTCTCATCCTGGTCGCGAGCTGCTATTTTGTGAGACTTGCGACTGCGTTTTCTGTCGACATTGTGCTGACGGGCCACACAGCGACACGCCTTGCGACCATACTGTAGTACCATTCTCTATAGCGTTAAAAAGAATGTCTGAAATTCTACTATATAGAGCAAATGAGTGTTTAAGTAAGCTTGGTTCAGCAAGAGATGCGGTTGCCAGTGAGTTGAGAAGGTTAGAGGCCGCGGCCACTGCAGCTGATGATGCTATAGACAGGCATTTTAATGAATTGAAGGCTGCCTTAGAGAAACGACATAGCGAACTGAAGTCGGCGGCGTCGGCCGCTGCCACGCATAAAAGGAAATTACTTGAAGAACAGTTAAAATTAATAGACGCTGAGAAAACCAAG GTTGAAGCAGAATGTTCAGGCCTCCAACAACAAGTGGAAGTCCGCGAAGTAAGCAGCCGAGCGGCAGCATTAGGCGCTCGGTTAGGAGACGCGGCGGCGCTGGCGGAGCCCCGCGAAAACGCTTTCTTGGCTGTGGACTTTGGCCATAACGATGCTCAGCAGAGATTCGCGGAAGCACTGGCGGAACTTGGGAGAGTAAGGACCAGTACGACGTTTCCTGGCCTGTGTACTTTGCAATTAG AATCCGGGTGTGTTTGCGGCTTGGAAGTGAGCGTAATTCTCCGCACGGTGGATTATCACGGCGAAGCGCGAAGCACAGGCGGCGACCCCGTCAGTGCGGCCGCCACGTTAGACGATGCGCCTCTACCCTGCACCGTCACGGATCTCGACTCTGGTCACTACAG GATCACGTTACGACCTTGGGCGGCGGGTGCGCTGACGGTGCGCGTGCTGGTGTTCTCGCGCGCGGTGCGGGACTCGCCGCTGCGCGCGGACGTGGCGGCCACGGCCGCGCCGCTGCTGCTGtggggcgcgcgcggcgccggcaAGGAGCAGCTCAGCCAGCCCGTGGCTGTGGCCAG GTGTCCAAAACGCCGCGAGATCTACGTGCTGGACGCGGGGAACTCGCGCGTGATGGTGCTGGACGAAGAAACTTTCGCCTTTAAGTCACACATCGTTAATGAAG GTTTAGCAGGTCGCAGTTGTACCGGGATCGCGGTGACGGCGGACGGCATAGTTGCTGTCAATTGGCGGACGCGAACACTCACTGAG GTGAGCGTAGAAGGTTCAACGCTGCGCACTATCAAGTCGGATCGTCTGGTCGAGCCCGTGTGCGTGGCGTGCGACCCGAACGGTCGGCGACTAGCCGTCGGCGACAACGGCGCGCGATGCGTGTTTTTGTTTGACGCTCATGGGGCGATAGAACGAGAG GTGGGCGGCGGGTCGCTGGGGCTGGTGGGCGGGCTGGCGCTGGCGGGCGACGTGCTGGTGGTGGCGGACGCGGCCGTGCGCGTGTACGACGCCAGCGGCGCGCTGCAGGCCACGCTGGCGCCCGTGCCCAAAG GTCGCGGCGGCTACGGCGGCGTGGCGCTGGAGGAGTCGGAGGCGGGGCGCCACATCGTGTGCgtgcgcgcggcgcgcgggcgGCCCGCGCTGCTGGTGCTGGAGGCGCGCGCCGGCCGCGTGCTGGCCGCCTGCGAGCTGGCCgagcgccgcccgcgccgcgtcGCCGGCCTGGCGCTGCTGCCCAACAAGAGGGCTCTGCTGGCCGACTTGGCCGGGAACTGTCTCCGGCTGCACACCTACTGGTGA